GCGACATAGCTCTGCATTGGCCTCCCCTTCGGATGGAGGAGCAGCAATGGCCACACCGACTGCATCTGTTGTCACATCTGCAACGAGTATTTTAAGGCTTTTATTACTCAGGTACTCATTAAGCTTTTTGTAATGTTCAAACCATAAAACGCTTCTTTTGAAACTTAATCCCACACTTGCATATGCCATCAACATGAAACTCGCGAGTGAGGTCATCTGGTGATCTGGGGTGAACACACATTGCAAACAACAAGTTGAAGTGCTAAATCGGTGTTGACTGAGATATtaagatgagccctgctgaatcaggccaaaggcccacctgctacagtaacctgttctcacagtgttcaAACAGCCAGGAAGCCCACATGAATGTAACAGTGTTCTTCTCTCTacttgtgttccccagcaactggcattgacTACGGTTTATGGACTGGGTAAGTGCTAATAAGCTTAAAGTTTTACCCAGATAAAACACTAGATGAGTGGAGTTCACCCTGTTTGGGGCCGAATTGCACTCCCTGTGAAGAACGTTCCAGTTTTGCCAGTTTAAGGTGGTTCACCTGCTACCTAGGGTGAAACAGGCTGACTTCAGGGATCCATGCTCTGGCAATTTGAAGgttagactactgtaatgcattCTACATGGGGCTGTCCTCTGAAGATAATCTGGAACCTGCAGTTACTTCAAAACAGAGCTGCTAAATTACTAACTGGGACTGATCATATTATAGTGGAGGTTTGTCCACTGCGCTGGAACTCGGTCAatttccagacccaattcaaagtactaCGTTTTGACCTTTCCAGTCCTTCACAGCTTGAAACTGGGGTATCTACCCATAAACTGAAGGCATCATCAGAGGTTTTTCTCAGGGTGCCCCATTATGTGAAGTGTGTTGGCTACTAGGGGGAAAACTTATTCAGCAATGGTACCCCATCTTTGGGATGCCTTTGCCAAAGAGGTTAGCCTAGCATCAACTTTAATCTCATTTggcaccagtgccggatttatgtataagctaaacaagctatagcttagggccccactctcttgcgccccccccccccaaaaaaattaaacctggatgtacatttccaaaatataagataaaaacaaataaagcctacatacagcaacagtgttttgttttgtgttgtgtaggctcctgtgatgtaagtaatgtaAGCCtgctatataaagggccccattaccttcagtagcttagggcctcatcgaaCTGAAATCCAGCCCTGTTTGGCACCAGGCACAAACATTTTCATTTCCCCAAGCTTTTAAACCATGCTGATTCATTGTGTTTTATCCCAGTTTATGTACAAACCTTTAGTGCTGTTTTATGGATGTGTTTTCATTAGCTTCACATACTTTATCATACaaaaaaatatggggggaaaCGAGAATTTTGATGGTGCTTTTCTACCCCTTTAACACATGTAGCAGCTCTAAGGCAGCTCCTTCTTTTTCAATAAATGGACCCTCGGATGAGTTGCTGAGTACTGGCAGCTGAGAGGGACTTTTGCATCCAGTCCACATCTATGTTCTAGGAGTTTTCTGAATCTTCCAGGAAGCAACCCAGGATTTGCACAAAGAAAAATTCCCATAACAAGGAATTAAAAACATTACTCCCTCCAACTTCCAACATACCTGTTACAGCATTTTGTTTGGAGCCAGGTTTGGCATGGACAGAGATGGTAACAGAGCCACTTTTATCTGTTGCCACAGGGCCTGAAGGAACCGAAGACTTTGCTATATCCTTACTCTGTGCTTTCCCCTTAAAACAGAACAGAGAAACATGATGAACCAGAGAGTGTAGGCAGGTGAAGCAAAGTTGAAAAAGCCTCGTGTTTTACTTTGCTTTCAgtgtaaatattttattgtataggTTTTGTTaattttcattgcattttattgcacaGTAAACATTTAAATAGGCTGTATCATTGTGATCTGAATTGTATActttaatgttgttttaaaaacaaaacattgttatAACATATGCTGCCTTGTAAAGGCTGCCTTGAAAAGCAGCTTAAGAATATCTGAAACAACTACGCTATTAAGACTGCTGAATCAAATGGCTTGCAAAAAGTTTCAAAGGCATTCACTCATCTCTGCCAAATGTATCTCCACCCAGAGGTTCACAAACACAAGGAGGGCAGGTTTAAAGAAAATAAGTAgctctagatcaggggttcccaaactaaggcccaggggccagatgcggcccaatcgcctttgttgttgttgttcagtcgttcagtcgtgtccgactcttcatgaccccatggaccagagcacgccaggcacgcctatccttcactgcctcccgcagtccccttctccttgtgccctccatctttcccaacatcagggtcttttccagggagtcttctcttctcatgaggtggccaaagtactggagcctcaacttcaggatctgtccttctagtgagcactcagggccgatttccttgagaatggataggtttgatcttcttgcagtccatgggactctcaagagtctcctccagcaccataattcaaaagcatcaattcttcggcgatcagccttccttatggtccagctctcacttccgtacattactaccgggaaaaccatagctttaactatacggacctttgttggcaaggtgatgtctttgctttttaagatgctgtctaggtttgtcattgcttttctcccaagaagcaggcgtcttctaatttcgtgactgctgtcaccatctgcagtgatcatagaacccaagaaagtgaaatctctcactgcctccatttcttccccttctatttgccaggaggtgatgggaccagtggccatgatcttagtttttttgatgttgagcttcaaaccatattttgcgctttcctctttcaccctcattaaaaggttcttcaattcctcctcactttctgccatcaaggttgtatcatcagcatatctgaggttgttgatattttttccggcaatcttaattccggtttgggattcatccagcccagcctttcgcatgatgaattctgcatataagttaaataagcagggagacaatatacagccttgtcgtactcctttcccaattttgaaccaatcagttattccatatccagttctaactgtagcttcttgtcccacatacagatcgCCTTGCAGGTATATAAAGATGTGGTGGTGTGGGGAGGAAGCTTTAAGaactgcagccaatgggaagtgAAAAGCAAAAAGTAGAGTGACAAATCATTAAAAAGTTTCTTGGAATGTACAATTCTGTTAAGTTTTCTGGATCTAACGGAATTGTCCACCACTAGCCCTTTTggcatttcatttctctctgaccTAACTGCTTACAACTTCTAGGCTGTTgcaagggatgggggtggggcggttgttgctgttgttgattttttattataaaaaagaacTCATTATAATTGATGTGGAAATCATTCGATTTGGTTGTGCACTTTACaagttttatttacttatttcgtTACATTTgcagttatgcgaccccccctcccaatattgtaagccaccttgagcaggGTCTTAACTATGGAAAAGGGGCAGACGAATAAAATTAGGCATGCATGCCTGTATGCGTCTGATCTCATGCCACAATATTATCtattatggggggaaattgtgtacacttgaaaacattggcagcgtgaagataaattcaacagtgtaaacaagttttgatggatgtaataatggaatactgaacggtttagtttatgtaaaatatgcagggatttatgatatgcaaaatgaaccatggaaagaagaaaggaagtcattgacattttaaggttgtttaaatgaatattctaaattgtaaaacagaaaatttaataaaaattacacacacacacacacacaaaatagtttTGGAGCTTTTAAAATGCGTTTTCAGCACGATTTAACCCGTTGCcagttttccaggacatttgttgttctgtgaaccgccatGAGACCCCGGGTGTAGGGcggtgtatgtatatatattattaataataatacattatatatatagatttgccCGGTTTCCGAAAAATAATCCAGGGCTCTCTTTTCGGAGACGAACTGCAGGGCATGTCCTGGGAAACCAgaacgtatggcagccctatctaaGGCGAGAGTTGGACTAAGCCCTGGgaggccacgaagctcactgcacggccttgggccagtccctgcctcgcTCTctgcctggcctacctcacagggtcgttgtgaggctTGGACTGAGGAAAGGGGAGAACCACGTGCGCCCTCCTGGAGCTCATTGGAGGGACGCGACGTCTTTTACGTATCAGCGTTCGGACTCTCAGGGCGGCTAGTCTGGAAGCTCGGAGCCTCCGCGCTCTCCGCCGCCCCCCGACCGACCTTCTTAGGCatgacgccgccgccgccgccgcctccgtaTCCCCTCAGCCCACCGGCCGCAGCAGCCCAGGGAAGATTCCGCGACCGCGAACCCCGACGGGAAGCGAGAAGGGCCAACCCAGCCATCCACGCACATCAGTTCCGGCAACAGCCGCAGCCCGTTCTCATCGTAGAGCTAGGAAGAATAAAAAGTGTAGAGTGATATGCAGGCCCTTAAACGGCGGGTTTCTTCGTGCTCTCCATGTGCTGCAGCTGCCCAGATAGAGACAACGACGGACACTGTTCAGAATTTGGTAGGCGCTGGTTGGCCAAGTGAAAAGGAGGGCATTTCGTGCTGATGCAGAAATaggcattccctccctccctccctcttgtggaatcgtacagttggaagcgtcccagagtcatctagtccaaccgttCAGGGTAAAAGTACACATGGTATATGCCCAGGAGTGGAAAGAGGACACAATACCAATACTGTACATAGGTATTATGGATAGCAACACTTTATcaatttatataaaaatatatggGAGCATCTTATATTGCGTGTGTTTGtatcttttttgttcttttttctccccctcacttttcctccccccccatcactttatttcttttaactgaaaatacctcaataaaaaataaaaaataccaacaaaggaagaatggcttagttgtgtccgactcttcgtgaccccatggaccagagcacaccaggcactcctatcttccactgcctccagcagtttagtcaaactcatgttggtagcttcaagaacactgtccaaccatctcgtcctctgttgtcccaacaccagggtcttttccagggagtcttctcttcttgggaggtggccaaagtattggagcctcagctgatTTAttggagcactcagggctgatttccataagaatggataggtttgatccagcaggctcctaaGACCCCTTCcatcttcttcccaaagctggggaaaATGCTAACTAGGCTATAGGAGGAGTCTAGGACCCtatcagagccctcatgcctccttcccaaagtccagcaCCTCCATACCTGACTTATAGGGGCTGGGGGGAGTGCTCTAAGCCAAACCTTATCTTAGTACAGAGTAGCATGGGGGCAAGAATAACCAGGGAAGAGGAACAAAGTAGTTGCAAGCTTCTATCCTGCAATGTTTGAGTTAGCGTGATGTGCAAGCCAAGCCATGCTGTTAAAAATATCTAAGGTGGAAACCACAAAGACAGGGAACCCATGGTCCACATAATGTTAttggtctgcaactcccatcttccttcacaatgcttgttggggctgatggaggaAGTCTGTTTTCTATCCTTCgtactttaatattttttaaaaaaattgatggcAAGGCATTCTAAGGGTCTAGGCACAAGGTGATGAGAAGCATTCAGTCTCCCAACTCTTCCAAGTGCTAACCCGGCCCAATCTTGCTTAGCTTCCACAATTAGGTAACATTTGTGGTATTTTGGTCACATGTGATTTAGTCATAAATCCAGGTACACAAACATTTTTCTAGGGCTGACACTTTTCACATATGGTACTAACCACCTCAACAGAAAATGCAGCATTACAGACACTTGTGATATGTAATACAGCAGCTGCTTGCTTCGCTCAAGTTTCACGCAGTGAGGTATGCATCACAGACATTTGTGGCACATTTTCAATGAGATCATCTCAAAGATGAAGTTACCTCTGTCTTTTTCACTAGCCTGATGCATAGCTCACTGAATGAGTAGAGGCATGCATTAATGATCAAAGCAGCTTTGAAAAATGCTGCTGTGACAGCAGCTTCCAATCAAGGAGCCAAATCACCATGGAACTGGTTTTTGAGGCCAAGGGAACTTTGCAATCCTGTTCCTTTTTACCTATGAAAAAGGCCCATTACTCAGCACAATGGTACTTTTAAAGTAGCTTTTGCAATACAGAGTAAGGATTAAAGTGACAACCTTTTCAGATCCTAGCAAACAGCTATGCCTCACCGAGGTAAACTTGTGTTTGAGTTGTAGCATTTCAGACTCTTAAAATGGGCTTGCATGATTTTATACGGGATATTCCACCTGtacaccagcctttgccaacctagtgcctttcagatgttttgaacaaCAACTTCCATTGTGAGACTAAGTATTCTGATCCTTTTGGAACCTAGCCAGTATCTTTAATACTTACAAATATATGGCTAGTCTACTTTAAACATTATTCTTAATTACTCCTTTATATATTTACTGAACTACTCAGTATGCTTGCATATGTATGAACAAGTAAATTTAAAGTGTTCCAAGATTATTTTCAAGTAAAGTATTCCGGGACTATACAAAATTGCTTCCACTCTTCACTTTATTTCAAGGATAGCTTCATACAACTGACTTCTGAATAACATTTCCCCAGCAAAACAGCAAAACTGATttaattttatgtacactgtaCTGAGTACAATTACAGAGGCAATTTGTATCGACCTTAATTCGGCTTCTCTTCATAAGTGTTCAGCTTTTTAAGAATGCAAGTTCAGTTTAATGTGGTGTATTGTGCAGGAACGCAATCATACCATCCACAAATGATATATCATTTGCAACATGtatatttcagaaaaaaatacaaatactcTGCTCCAGCTTTCAGGTAATGATGGTAGTATATTTAAAGTGATCAAGTTAAATACTTATGTACAGGTAAGAATATTTTAGTTAAAGAACAATTTGGCTGCATACTGCCACTGGAAGTAGTGAATACTAGGTTTTAGTACCTTCCATATACAATACTTCAGTATCATCATAACACATGTGAGATTATGTATTTACAATGCTTCACAGTATTCTGTATTTTCCATCTGTCCTTTTTATCAAGAGTCAATGCAAAGTTTTACTTCTCAGTTATTTGAAGTTACgtataaaatattatttctggTATTTGCCCATCTTCTATTGATGTACCATTGTTGTTACCCGgtgaactaaaaaagaaaaagcaggtttTGCTTGAAGTGGGGGACTCGTGGATTACTTTCTTCAATCCCTTTGTGCCATAATGAGAATCAGGGCCCTAAAGAATAATAATTAGATAAAGTTTATTTCCTTCTTCTTTACAATACTTTATAAAGTAAGCAGTAAAGTAAATTAGTGGCAAAGAATTACAATACCAGGAAATATATGCTACAGCAGAGATATTCGTTTCAGTAATGAAGTGGCGTATATTATATAAGCCACACATAATCAATACATACAGTCCAGTTTTCTCATCGctcacatttaaaatatttacaaaattgAGAACATCTTACTTTTAGGGTTGCACAAGCAGTGTAACACACAGTTGGCAGAATCTCTATAGGTTCTTTGAACATCACTCTGAAGGTATTGGCAGTTCCGTCACAGCTAAATCCAGTGTCATTCTGCCCTAGAGTCTGATTTTTCTCATATTCAATTATCTGCAGTAAGACAGCATGgcaagaaataaaacagaaaacaccctgtggttttttttgttttggaaaccaCTTCCTACACATTTTATTAAGATGACCAGAACCTGATTTTTGCCACTGGAACCTGTTTCACTCTTCCAGCTTCTGGCTGAAAGTGAAACCACAGCTTGGGGCTTCAACAAGCAAAGCTTTCACAACCCATAATGCTTAAATTGGGGCTCTAATTGTCACCTGTAATTAATACACAATCTAATACAGGATCTATACTAATAGTTCGTTTCAGGGCATAGTTCAAAGCAATCAAGACCAACTTCAGAAGCTCTTCCTCAGATGCTCCTTCTGTCACAGGTAAGACAAAAGGCTTTGTCTTTGGAATGCCTTCCCCAATCAGATTTGTGAAGTGTCTAC
The sequence above is drawn from the Lacerta agilis isolate rLacAgi1 chromosome 13, rLacAgi1.pri, whole genome shotgun sequence genome and encodes:
- the C13H15orf40 gene encoding UPF0235 protein C15orf40 homolog; this encodes MAGLALLASRRGSRSRNLPWAAAAGGLRGYGGGGGGGVMPKKGKAQSKDIAKSSVPSGPVATDKSGSVTISVHAKPGSKQNAVTDVTTDAVGVAIAAPPSEGEANAELCRYLSKVLEVKKSEVVLEKGGKSREKVVKILAPVTPDEVLEKLRKEAAS